Genomic segment of Yoonia sp. R2331:
TTTGACGGAACCGGACTCTCGTTTCTGGAGACCGGCGCGCCGAACGGAAACCACACCGTCACACTGAATGCCCTGACGTCCAAAGTCGGTGACATTGTGTTATCTCGCCGCGACATTGGCACTTCCTACCACCTGTCCGTGGTGCTGGATGACGCCGCACAAGGCGTGACCCATGTGCTGCGTGGTGCTGATCTGTTTGAGGCCACGCAAATCCATGTGCTCTTACAGGCCGTCCTTGGCCTGCCGACTCCGACCTACCACCACCACCGGCTCATCCGTGACGATCATGGCAAACGGCTGGCAAAACGGGACGATGCCCGCAGTTTGGCCAAATACCGCGCCGATGGCGCCACGCCGAACGATATCAGGCGGATGGTTGGGCTTCTTCCGGAAGGATAACCTCTGCACCGTCTTTCACTTCTGTAAAAAAGCACGTGCGACGCCCCGTGTGGCAGGCTGCACCGACTTGCACGACCTCCATCAGGATACAATCGCGGTCGCAATCAATCCGAAAATCAACAAGTGCCTGCGTATGACCCGAAGTTGCCCCCTTGACCCAAAATTCCTGCCGGGACCGCGACCAATAGGTCACCTGCATGGTCTCCAGCGTACGCGCGACTGCTTCGGCATTCATCCAGGCCATCATCAAAACCTCGCCAGAGTTGGCGTCTTGCGCAATTGCCGGGATCAACCCGTTTGAATCATACTTCAGTGAGGCGGGATCGAAGGGCATTTCTTTACCTTTGCATCAAGCGGTGTTGGCCCTATCTAGGGGGAGAAGAAGCAAAGGGCAAACACGTGTCAAACGATGCCGATCTGATGAAGCTCTACTCGCAGCGCATCCTCGCGTTGGCTGCAGATTTGTCGCACACGGACCGCCTGACGGACCCTGATGCCAGCTGCAAGAAACGCTCGCCCTTGTGTGGATCAACCGTGACAGTTGACCTGTTGCTGGATGGCGATCAGGTCACCGGCTATGCGCAAGACGTGAAGGCCTGTGCGCTGGGTCAGGCCGCTGCATCTGTCGTCGGGCGCGAGGTTGTCGGGCTTGACCGGGCGACGATCACCAAGGGCCGTGACCAATTGCTCGCTATGTTGAAAGCTGGCGGCCCGGTGCCTGATGCCCCCTTTGCAGGCCTCGAGGTTTTGGAACCTGCACGTGACTACAAGAACCGCCATGCCTCGATCATGCTGGCGTTTGAGGCCACGCTGGGCGCATTTGATGACGTGAAGATCAGCAGCTAAAAACCTGCATTCAAAGAAAAAACCGCCGCACATCCGGGACGGGATGGCGGCGGCAGGAAAGTGCATCCGGTGGGACGGGTGATCTGATGACGGGCAGGCAAACCCAGATCAGATATCGGACAGGCAGGTCATTACGTCTTTGCGTGTGGGTCAGTGCAACGACGACACCCGGACCGGATGCAAGGCAGGTCAGAAAGCCCCGGGCAAGGACAATCCGACAAACAACATGACGATCAGGGCAACAGCACCCAAAGCGTCGGCGATCAGCGTGTCATGTGCATTGACGATGACGTTCTTGATGTCCTTGGCCATGTGGGTGTCTCCTGCTTCGGTTCGTTTTGTTGCCCCTTTGTTCTCATATGGTTAATCAACTGTAAAGAACTTTTTAAGAACATTTGTGAACAAAATGGTCCGCGGCGCTCTAACCCACTGATAACAAACGAATCGCTTTGTCCTGTTCCATCAGCCACAACAAGGTCCGCGCCGCCTGCCCCCGGTCTGATGTCAACGATGGATCATCGCGCAGCAATTTGCGGGCGTCCGATTGCGCCAATTGCATGAGGGCGGTCTGCCGTTCCAGATCAGCGATGCGAAAACGTGGCAGCCCCGATTGAGCGGTGCCAATCACGTCGCCCGCACCACGCATGGCCAGATCCTCTTCGGAAATGCGAAAACCGTCCTCTGTCTCTCGCAGGATTTCCAACCGCCGCCTGCCGCTTTCGGTCAGGGGTGCTTGATACATCAACAAACAGGTCGATGCGGCCGATCCCCGGCCCACGCGCCCGCGCAGCTGATGCAATTGCGCCAGTCCGAAAGATTCGGCGCGTTCGATCAACATGATCGAGGCATTAGGGACGTTCACACCAACCTCGATGACTGTCGTTGCAACCAGAACCTTGGTGGTGCCAACCACGAACCGCGCCATCGCCGCGTCTTTTTCGACCGGCGGCATCTGCCCATGGACTAACCCTACGATCCCCTCACCAAGGGCCGCGCGCAGGCGTTTGAACCGTTCTTCTGCGGCGGTCATGTCGCTGACTTCGCTTTCCTCGACCAAGGGGCAGACCCAATAGGCCTGCCGCCCTTCGGCCACCGCCTGTCGCAATTTTTCGATCACCTCGTCCATGCGTTCGGTTGAAACCAAGGCGGTCTGGACAGGTGTCCGGCCAGCTGGCTTTTCGTCCAATACGCTGACATCCATATCGCCGTATTGCGCCAGTGACAGTGACCGCGGGATCGGTGTCGCGGTCATCACCAGTACATCGACCGCCTGCCCCTTGGCCCCCAGTTCCATCCGTTGCGCCACCCCAAAGCGGTGTTGTTCATCAATCACCGCCAACCGCAAGTCACCAAAGGCCACGTCCTTTTGGAACACCGCGTGGGTGCCAACCAGGATCTGGATGTCTCCTGCCGCCAAGCGCGCCAGTTTGGCGGCGCGGTCTGGCCCCTTGTCGCGCCCGGTCAGGATATCGAGCGTCACGCCCGCCGCCTCTGCCAAGGGGCGCAACCCTTCCAGATGCTGACGGGCAAGGATTTCCGTAGGGGCCATCATCACGCCCTGCCCGCCTGCTTCAACTACGGTCAGCAACGCCATCAGTGCAACCAGCGTCTTGCCGGACCCCACATCCCCTTGCAGCAAGCGGTTCATCCGATGCGGTGCAGCCAGATCATCGGCGATTTCCGCAATGGATCGGGTCTGCGCCCCCGTCGGGGCATAGGGCAGCACGGCCAAAACCTTGGTCGAAAGCACACCGTTGCCCTGCGACACACGCCCCGGTTTTTGCCGGGCCTGCGCGCGGGCAAGTGCCAGGGTCAACTGATGCGCGAGCAGTTCATCATAGGCCAGCCGCGCCCGCGCTGGCGCCTCTGCCGCAAGCGCCGACATGTTTCCGGGAGTGTGCGCATCCTGCAATGCGCCTTTCCAATCGCGCCAGTTTTCCTTGGTCCGCAAATGCGGGTCGATCCATTCGGGCAAATCCGGAACCCGCCCCAGCGCATCGCGCGAGGCCTTCCACATGGTTCGTTGAGTTACACCTGCGGTCAGCGGATAGACCGGTTCGAAGGCAGGAATGTCATCACCGGCATCTACTGCAACCATGTAGTCGGGGTGCATCATCTGCGCGATGCCGTCAAAAAGCTCGATCTTGCCCGAGACCACGCGACGCTGCCCGGTCGGCAATTGCCGCTGTAAGTAGTCCCCGCGCGCATGAAAAAAGACGAGCTGAAAAGCCGTTTGCGCATCACTCACATTCACACGATACGGACGCCCTTTCTGTTTGGGTGGGATGTGATCCTGCACCGTCACCTCGACCGTCAAGGTGGCTGGCGGCACCACATCGCGCAAGCTGTCACGTTTTTGTCTGTCCACGCCCGATACGGGCAAGGTCAAAAGTAGATCGCGGGGCTTGGCGATACCGATCTGTAAGAGGTTCTGCGCTGTCTTCGGGCCAATGCCATCCAACACTGTAACGTCAGCAAACAGCGGAAACAGAACCTCGGGGCGTCCGGTCATGCATCACCGATCAAGGCAAGCCATGCGTCTTCGTCAATCATTTCGACCCCAAGCTCAGCGGCCTTTTTGGCCTTTGACCCTGCCCCCGGTCCTGCAACCAACAGGTCCGTCTTGGCGCTGACAGACCCCGCAACCTTGGCGCCTAAGGCTTCGGCGCGGGCCTTGGCCTCGGATCGCGTCATCTTTTCCAATGTGCCGGTGAACACAACAGTCTGGCCCGCGACCGGGCTGCCATCGGTGGTGGGGGCCGCGACATCCTGCACATCCAACTCTGCAATCAGTGAGTCGATGCTGGCACGTTCCGCCGATTGCTGCAGCGTGGTAATCAGGCTGGTCGCCATCACAGCGCCAACCCCGTCGATGCCAAGCAGATCATCCCAGGCAGCACCCTCGCCAATGGTCGCTTCGTCCATGGCCTCGGCGAAGACGGACCATGACCCGTAGTGGCGGGCGAGCATCGCCGCGCCCGATTCGCCCACATGGCGAATGCCCAACGAAAACAGCACACGGTTCAGCGCTATTTTGCGACGTTCGTCAATTGCCGCAAACAGGTTCCGCACAGAGGTGTCGCCCCAGCCATCACGGTTCTTCAGCTTGGCAAGGTTCGCTTCATCCCGCCGCGCCAGCGTGAAAATATCGGCGGGTTCTTTGACCGGCAGATCCGCGTCGAAATAGAACGCCTCTACCTGCTTGGCACCCAAACCTTCGATGTCAAAGGCACCCCGGCTTACAAAATGCTTCAGTTTTTCAACCGCTTGAGCCGGGCAAATCAGGCCGCCGGTGCAGCGGCGCACGGCATCCCCCTCTTCTCGGATCGCGGCAGACCCGCATTCCGGACAGGCCTGAGGAAAAACAAATGGCTGGGCATCTGGAGGCCGCTTGGACAGGTCCACATCCTTGATCTTGGGAATTACATCGCCTGCGCGATAGACCTGCACCCAATCGCCCACACGCAGATCGCGCCCGTCTCGGATCGGGGCACCGTCACCGCCAATACCCGCGATGTAATCCTCGTTGTGCAGCGTCGCATTGCTGACAACGACCCCGCCAACCGTTACCGGATCAAGCCGCGCAACGGGCGACAGCGCACCCGTGCGGCCCACTTGGATGTCGATGCCGTTCAGCCGAGTCCAGGCCAGTTCTGCCGGGAATTTGTGAGCAATTGCCCAGCGAGGGGTCGTCGATCGAAAACCCAATCGGCGTTGCAGTCCAAGGTCATCGACCTTGTAGACCACACCATCGATGTCATAGCCCAAACTGGCGCGCTGCTGCTCAATCAGCTGGTAATGCGCAAGCAAGGTCTTTGGACCGTCGCACAGCTGCGTCAGGGGATTGGTGTCAAATCCCCAATCGCCCAGCCTTGCGATTGCGCCGGACTGCGTTGTCGCAAACGGGTCAGAGACGTCACCCCATGCATAGGCAAAAAACATCAACGGGCGTGCGGCGGTGATCGACGAATCCAATTGGCGCAATGATCCGGCTGCGGCGTTACGCGGGTTGGCAAAGGTCTTACTGCCATTCTTGGCTTGTCTGTCATTCAATGCGGCAAAGTCGGCATGCGACATGTAAACCTCGCCCCGGACTTCCAGCACAGACGGCGCATCCGTCAATTGCTGCGGGATATTCGCGATTGTCCGCGCATTTTCGGTGACATTTTCGCCGGTCTCGCCATCGCCACGTGTCGCGGCTTGCACAAGTACACCATCTTCATAACGCAATGACAGCGACAGCCCATCAATCTTGGGTTCGGCTGTATAGGACAAATGCGCATCTGCCCCAAGGCCAAGAAACTTACGGACCTGATCGTCAAAATCTTGCACATCGTCATCGTCAAAGGCATTTGCCAAAGACAGCATGCGGACCGCATGTTTGACCTTACCGAATCCTTCGGCCACAGGTCCGCCAACCTGATCACTGGGGCTGTTTGCGCGTTTAAGGGATGGAAAGGCCGCTTCGATTCCGGTGTTGTACCTCTTCAAGGCATCGTAATCGCGATCGGACAACCGTGGTGCATCTGCGGTGTGATAGTCTTGATTGGCCTGAGCGAGCAAATCGGCCAATTTTGTCAGCAAGGCGCGTGCCTGTTCCTTTGACAAATCCTCAGTAGCAACACTCACGTCGATGCCCGCAATGTTATTCTGCTTGTCAGAAGATTGGCCAGCCACCGCAACGGTCCCCTATGTTGCTACGCCGGACAGGAACCGGCCCTAAGGTTTTAGGCGCGGTCGGCGGTCTGGTCTAGTCGCAAGAACGGCGGCCCAGGTCTGGACCGCCGATTCTTCGCATTGTATTTTGACTTAAGCGCCGAGCGCGATTTTCTCTGCCGCGACAGCCGGTTCGGGATCGCGCAGCACATAGCCCCGGCCCCAGACCGTTTCGATGGAGTTTTCGCCCCCTGTCGCCTCGTTCAGCTTCTTGCGGAGCTTGCAGATAAAGACGTCGATGATCTTCAATTCGGGTTCATCCATGCCGCCATAAAGGTGGTTCAAGAACATTTCCTTGGTCAGCGTCGTGCCTTTGCGCAGGCTCAGCAATTCCAGCATCTGATATTCCTTGCCGGTCAAATGCACGGTCTGACCTTCAACCTCGACAGTCTTAGCATCAAGGTTCACCGCCACGGAGCCGGTCTTGATGATGGACTGCGCATGCCCTTTGGACCGGCGGATAATCGCATGAATGCGCGCCACCAGTTCTTCGCGGTGGAATGGTTTGGTCAGGTAATCGTCGGCCCCGAAACCAAAGCCCTTCAGCTTGCTTTCGGTATCGTCGGCACCAGAGAGAATCAGAATCGGTGTATCAATACGCGCCAGCCGCAATTGTCGCAGCACTTCGTGCCCGGTCATATCGGGCAGATTGATATCCAAAAGGATAAGATCATAGTCATAGAGCTTTGCCAGATCGATGCCTTCTTCCCCCAGATCGGTGGAATAGACATTCAGGTTGGCATGGCTCAGCATCAGTTCGATGCTTTTGGAAGTGGTTGGATCGTCTTCGACCAGCAATACGCGCATTGGCTATCTCCGCATGAAATCGTTAGATCAACCTAGACGCTGAATGGTTAATCACCGGTTACCGACACGGAGAATTATGGCGACTCTCCCTAAGGTTGTCTATAGCGTTGTATCGCTGTCGTCTTGAGGGCATCACGCCCGTGGTTGCGCACGGCATTTTCCCACTCGTCGTATTCATCTTCGGACAAGGCATACATTTCCATCGCGTTCTCACGCGAAATCAGCCCGGACATCACAGCCCTGACCACTGCCTCTTTTCGGGACGCCACCCAGCGACGAGTTTTTGGCGACGGCAGGTCGGCCCGCGTCAGAATACTGCCGTCCGGCAATGTAACGGACCGGGGTCCATCGATCTTGCGCAGATACATTTTTCGCGCCTTTCTTGCTCAATTTCGCCCTACATGACGCAAATCGCTTAATGACTGGTGTAGGCAGCGGGTTGGAAGTATGCCGCATTTTCCTATATTTGCTGCTCAATTCGCTCAAAGGACCGCAGATGCCCCTTGATCCTGCCCTGAATTCGCTCGGTTTTGCCAAGCCGCCTGCTGAAACACGAGTGGTCGTTGCCATGTCTGGCGGCGTCGACAGCTCTGTTGTGGCGGCAATGTTGGCAGAAGAGGGCTATGATGTCGTGGGCGTGACCTTGCAGCTTTATGATCATGGTGCCGCGCTCGCCAAAAAGGGCGCGTGTTGTGCAGGACGCGATATCCACGATGCGCGCCGCGTGGCCGAAGAAATGGGCTTTCCCCATTACGTTTTGGACTACGAAAACACCTTCCGCGAAGCGGTGATCGACGAGTTCGCCGATAGCTATCTGGCCGGGGCGACCCCCGTTCCTTGCATCCGTTGCAATGAGCGTGTGAAGTTCAAGGATTTGTTGGAAACCGCGCGCGACCTTGATGCCGATTGCATGGCAACCGGTCACTACATTCAACGGATGATGGGTGATGCGGGTGCCGAATTGCATTGTGCCGCGGACCCGACC
This window contains:
- the hisI gene encoding phosphoribosyl-AMP cyclohydrolase, giving the protein MPFDPASLKYDSNGLIPAIAQDANSGEVLMMAWMNAEAVARTLETMQVTYWSRSRQEFWVKGATSGHTQALVDFRIDCDRDCILMEVVQVGAACHTGRRTCFFTEVKDGAEVILPEEAQPSA
- a CDS encoding iron-sulfur cluster assembly scaffold protein → MSNDADLMKLYSQRILALAADLSHTDRLTDPDASCKKRSPLCGSTVTVDLLLDGDQVTGYAQDVKACALGQAAASVVGREVVGLDRATITKGRDQLLAMLKAGGPVPDAPFAGLEVLEPARDYKNRHASIMLAFEATLGAFDDVKISS
- the recG gene encoding ATP-dependent DNA helicase RecG, with product MTGRPEVLFPLFADVTVLDGIGPKTAQNLLQIGIAKPRDLLLTLPVSGVDRQKRDSLRDVVPPATLTVEVTVQDHIPPKQKGRPYRVNVSDAQTAFQLVFFHARGDYLQRQLPTGQRRVVSGKIELFDGIAQMMHPDYMVAVDAGDDIPAFEPVYPLTAGVTQRTMWKASRDALGRVPDLPEWIDPHLRTKENWRDWKGALQDAHTPGNMSALAAEAPARARLAYDELLAHQLTLALARAQARQKPGRVSQGNGVLSTKVLAVLPYAPTGAQTRSIAEIADDLAAPHRMNRLLQGDVGSGKTLVALMALLTVVEAGGQGVMMAPTEILARQHLEGLRPLAEAAGVTLDILTGRDKGPDRAAKLARLAAGDIQILVGTHAVFQKDVAFGDLRLAVIDEQHRFGVAQRMELGAKGQAVDVLVMTATPIPRSLSLAQYGDMDVSVLDEKPAGRTPVQTALVSTERMDEVIEKLRQAVAEGRQAYWVCPLVEESEVSDMTAAEERFKRLRAALGEGIVGLVHGQMPPVEKDAAMARFVVGTTKVLVATTVIEVGVNVPNASIMLIERAESFGLAQLHQLRGRVGRGSAASTCLLMYQAPLTESGRRRLEILRETEDGFRISEEDLAMRGAGDVIGTAQSGLPRFRIADLERQTALMQLAQSDARKLLRDDPSLTSDRGQAARTLLWLMEQDKAIRLLSVG
- the ligA gene encoding NAD-dependent DNA ligase LigA; this translates as MSVATEDLSKEQARALLTKLADLLAQANQDYHTADAPRLSDRDYDALKRYNTGIEAAFPSLKRANSPSDQVGGPVAEGFGKVKHAVRMLSLANAFDDDDVQDFDDQVRKFLGLGADAHLSYTAEPKIDGLSLSLRYEDGVLVQAATRGDGETGENVTENARTIANIPQQLTDAPSVLEVRGEVYMSHADFAALNDRQAKNGSKTFANPRNAAAGSLRQLDSSITAARPLMFFAYAWGDVSDPFATTQSGAIARLGDWGFDTNPLTQLCDGPKTLLAHYQLIEQQRASLGYDIDGVVYKVDDLGLQRRLGFRSTTPRWAIAHKFPAELAWTRLNGIDIQVGRTGALSPVARLDPVTVGGVVVSNATLHNEDYIAGIGGDGAPIRDGRDLRVGDWVQVYRAGDVIPKIKDVDLSKRPPDAQPFVFPQACPECGSAAIREEGDAVRRCTGGLICPAQAVEKLKHFVSRGAFDIEGLGAKQVEAFYFDADLPVKEPADIFTLARRDEANLAKLKNRDGWGDTSVRNLFAAIDERRKIALNRVLFSLGIRHVGESGAAMLARHYGSWSVFAEAMDEATIGEGAAWDDLLGIDGVGAVMATSLITTLQQSAERASIDSLIAELDVQDVAAPTTDGSPVAGQTVVFTGTLEKMTRSEAKARAEALGAKVAGSVSAKTDLLVAGPGAGSKAKKAAELGVEMIDEDAWLALIGDA
- the ctrA gene encoding response regulator transcription factor CtrA, whose protein sequence is MRVLLVEDDPTTSKSIELMLSHANLNVYSTDLGEEGIDLAKLYDYDLILLDINLPDMTGHEVLRQLRLARIDTPILILSGADDTESKLKGFGFGADDYLTKPFHREELVARIHAIIRRSKGHAQSIIKTGSVAVNLDAKTVEVEGQTVHLTGKEYQMLELLSLRKGTTLTKEMFLNHLYGGMDEPELKIIDVFICKLRKKLNEATGGENSIETVWGRGYVLRDPEPAVAAEKIALGA
- a CDS encoding DUF1153 domain-containing protein translates to MYLRKIDGPRSVTLPDGSILTRADLPSPKTRRWVASRKEAVVRAVMSGLISRENAMEMYALSEDEYDEWENAVRNHGRDALKTTAIQRYRQP